A genome region from Paralichthys olivaceus isolate ysfri-2021 chromosome 6, ASM2471397v2, whole genome shotgun sequence includes the following:
- the LOC109630602 gene encoding alpha-1,3-mannosyl-glycoprotein 4-beta-N-acetylglucosaminyltransferase C-like: MRCHLRKNAVLAVLLLAGGLYFISHSSVLVAGPARSSEHTPNELSWQAERLVTKESWVDQGDYLPLNVSYQLLAGAPSFQQRYLSIGISSINRKKGSYLIPTLQSLFHQSSTEERSSMVVVVLLADFDDSWRVTTVREVKTAFASELEQGQLVVIHVPQDWYPPLTGLKRNYNDSPQRVSFRSKQNMDYSFLIHYSASLAQYYLQLEDDVSSAKNFLTTIRRHVKGQEAKKITWAMLEFSSLGYIGKLYKSVHLPLLVRFLFLFYQEMPCDWLMSHFRELLTQKERILLKPSLFQHVGTFSSFEGTYNKLKDKDFEEEFYNNPAAEVYSDMSAYKNHVPKHAWEAGEEFFWGRALEKDNYLTVVLAVPAVVTEIFVETGSEGKDLLESAQVELGHDVVTIKNGEKNCTDLQSVGTVVNGRFEMHEVNIKYNSASSCLRIQVTAAQKDWVIIKKIRIATKLSTPQQQAGV; this comes from the exons ATGCGATGTCATTTGAGGAAGAACGCTGTTTTAGCAGTGCTCCTATTAGCTGGGGGATTGTACTTCATTAGCCACTCAAGCGTCCTCGTAGCa gGCCCGGCAAGGTCAAGCGAACACACTCCAAATGAATTATCTTGGCAGGCAGAGAGGTTGGTCACAAAGGAGTCCTGGGTTGATCAGGGAGATTACCTGCCTCTCAATGTGTCCTATCAGCTGCTTGCTGGAGCACCATCTTTTCAACAGA gATATTTATCCATTGGGATATCATCGATAAATAGGAAGAAGGGCAGTTATCTAATTCCCACCCTGCAGTCTCTCTTCCACCAGTCGTCTACTGAAGAGCGCTCCTCTATGGTGGTGGTAGTGCTGCTAGCAGATTTTGATGACAGCTGGAGAGTTACCACAGTGAGGGAGGTCAAAACTGCATTTGCCTCAGAGCTGGAGCAAGGCCAGTTGGTGGTCATCCATGTTCCTCAGGACTGGTACCCTCCTCTTACAG GTTTAAAGAGGAACTACAATGATTCTCCGCAGAGGGTATCATTCCGCTCCAAGCAGAACATGGATTACTCCTTCCTCATCCACTACAGTGCCAGTCTTGCCCAGTACTACCTCCAGCTTGAGGATGATGTCTCCTCTGCCAAGAACTTCCTCACCACCATCAGGAGGCATGTTAAGGGGCAAGAGGCAAAGAAGATCACTTGGGCAATGCTGGAATTCTCATCCCTAGGCTACATCGGGAAACTCTACAAATCtgtccatcttcctctcctggtccgtttcctcttcctcttctaccAGGAAATGCCCTGTGACTGGTTGATGTCTCACTTTCGAGAGCTGCTGACTCAAAAGGAGAGGATCCTCCTCAAACCATCGCTGTTTCAACATGTGGGCACTTTCTCCTCGTTCGAAGGGACATACAACAAGCTAAAGGACAAGGACTTTGAGGAGGAGTTCTACAACAACCCTGCAGCTGAAGTTTACTCTGATATGTCCGCCTACAAGAATCATGTCCCCAAACATGCCTGGGAAGCAGGGGAGGAATTCTTCTGGGGGCGTGCCCTCGAAAAAGATAATTACCTGACTGTGGTGTTAGCAGTTCCTGCAGTGGTGACAGAGATATTTGTAGAAACGGGGTCAGAAGGTAAAGACCTCCTGGAGTCCGCTCAGGTGGAGTTGGGCCATGATGTGGTTACCATCAAGAATGGTGAGAAGAATTGTACCGATCTCCAGTCAGTGGGGACAGTAGTGAATGGGAGGTTTGAGATGCATGAGGTAAACATAAAGTATAACTCTGCTTCGTCCTGTCTGAGGATACAAGTCACAGCTGCACAGAAGGACTGGGTGATCATCAAGAAAATCCGCATCGCAACAAAACTGAGCACACCTCAACAACAAGCAGGGGTGTGA